CAATCCAGGACCTGCGGCAGGGTCCAGACCCGCCGAGCTTAACGCAGGGAAAATCATCAAACCCGCCAGCACACAAACCAGACACGACAGCGTGACAACCCAAACGCTTGAGCGCGCAATGCCTTTGCTATCCGGCAAATAGGCCCCGTAGGTCACATGAATACCTAAACCAATCGACAGCGAGAAGAACGCCAGCCCCAGCGCGTCCAAAACGCTTTTTCCGCTCAGATGGCTAAAATCTGGATACAGGAACAGCTTCAGCCCAGCGCTCGATCCCGGCAGCGTCATACCCACTACAATCAGCACCAGCATAATTAAGAATAACAACGGCATCATGATCTTAACCGCTTTCTCAACGCCGCGCTGCACGCCGCCTAGCACCACATAGCAGGTCAGCGCTGCAAACAGCAGGTGGGTAATTACCGGCAAAAACGGGTTGCTAATAAAATCGGTAAACAGCGAATTCAGCTGGCTTGAATCAGTAATATTCAGCTTGCCCGCAGCAGCCATGAACGTATATCCCACCGTCCAACCGCCCACCACGCTATAGAAACTGAAGATGCACCATGAGCACGTTACGCCCAATACGCCAACCCAGCCCCAGTGACGTCCTGCCAGCTGTTTAAATGCCTTTACTACGCCCTCGCGGGTATGGCTGCCCAGCAGCGTCTCGGCCATAAACACGGCCAGCCCCAGCGTAAAACTGAACACCAGAAACACGATCAGAAATGCGCCGCCGCCGTTGGTTGCTGAAACGTAAGGGAATTTCCAAATAGCACCAATGCCAATTGCAGAACCTGCGGCAGCCAAAATATGCCCAATTCGAGATGACCACTGCTGACTCATGCGAACCTCCGAGGGGAGGTAAAAATGCTGAACTTCATGTTGATGCTCCGGTGTTGAATAAACGCTGCCGGAGGGTGCTAGAAACAACAAGGCCGCCCTTCCGGCGGCCTTGTGAAATTTGAATGCGTGCAGGCCACCTAGATGATAAGGAGAAGGAGGCTGAGTTGGAGGTTAACTGCTTGCACGTTAGGATTTCCTAAAATTGAATACCTTTTCAAACTAATCAATGTGCATCGTGCCTGCAATCATTATTTTTCACTTTTACCTTTCGGCAACATCCTGTTGCGCCGAATACTCCCCTCACAGGTTAATACCAAACGGCCATGGCACACAGGCTAACCACCACCAAACCACATAGACCGCTGGTTAAAATAAACTGACGGCGTAGCCGTTCGCAACGGCGAATAAACTCATCGTCATGGTGATCAAGATAGCGCTGAGCCTGAATATAACGCACCAAACGCACCTGTTTGCTCGGCTGCCCGTGCGAAGTAAAGAAACCACCGCCGTCAACATATTGATAAAGCAGCGGGTCGCAACCACGTAATACCACCAGCAACGCACGCAATGAGGAGTAATAGCGCAGCATGTTAATCACGCACACAAAAAACAGCGCCCAAAAAAGCGCGACGGTATTAATCATGATCTCCTCCAGGCATCTTCTCTAGCCAAACATCAGCGGTGAGATAACGGTGCCTTTCTATTTATTTTCTCGCCAGACAACCTTAGCTCGACAGGCATCATCAGGCTAAACCACGATGGTTATTATCAACGTCGGCAAAATGCAGGAAGCAAGATAACGATTAACGCTCCGCTACACTGCCCATTAATTAGTTTAGGAAAGGAACGGAGAAACGGTATGGGGATCACAGAATTAATTTAGCGGGCTAAGCGATAAAGCGCAGAATACGCTGGCTAATGATTTTACCTCGCGATTAATCCCTATAAGAAATCGGCCCAATAGAGATAAAGCAGATAACAAAAGCAAAAAAAGGTGAAAATCTTTCCTCACAAGATAATCAGCTCTTGCTTTACAGCCACGCTATCCTTATAAAAAACGGGTCTACTATTTTAAGCCACAGGCTAAAGCGCACGATGCTGAGTGTCTAATAAGACGATTTTTTCGCCGCTTACGCAGTTTTAATGTGTAATACCGCGACTTTTGTGACGAAAGTATGTGCAGCCTTGGCTCAAAAGAGTAAAACAATAGATAGAAGCAATATGTTAAGGATTTGAGTGGCGAGTGTGAGCAAAACGACACCCTCGTGATCTACACCCTAAATAATTCGAGTTGCATTGAGTGGGCACAGCCAACAAAAATGCAGCTTGAAGTATGATGGGTATAAACGATGCTAACATGCAGGCATGCAAGAAAAGCCAGGTAGCGACACCTAATGCCTGCTACCCCGTTAACCGGCTTTATGGAAGGAGTAAACTTATGGCTTATAAACACATTCTGGTTGCTGTAGACCTTTCCCCAGAAAGTAACATCTTGGTTGAGAAAGCAGTATCTATGGCGCGCCCTTATGACGCTAAAGTTTCTCTGATTCACGTGGATGTTAACTATTCTGACCTGTACACCGGCCTAATTGACGTGAATCTGGGCGACATGCAGAAACGTATTTCTGACGAAACTCACCACGCCTTGACCGAGCTTTCTCAAAACGCAGGCTATCCAATTACCGAAACCCTAAGCGGCAGCGGTGATTTGGGTCAGGTGTTGGTTGATGCCATCAAGAAATACGATATGGACTTGGTACTGTGCGGACACCATCAGGACTTCTGGAGCAAGCTGATGTCTTCTGCGCGCCAGCTGATCAACACCGTACATATCGACATGCTGATTGTTCCATTGCGTGACGAAGACGAAGACTAACCTTTTCGTTCTTCTGATCAATTAAGCTTTCAACGCCCGCTCTGCGGGCGTTTTTTGTTTTTACCCAGCCAACCCCCTCCCAGCCGCCCCCTTCGCAGGGGGAGGAGCCGATCGAGATTCTTACAAACACCGCAGCACTGTTCCTCCCCTGCCAAGGGGAGGGTTCGGGTGGGGTTATGCTTTAAGCTTCAGCTAAAAACCTCGTGTAGGGCCATTGAATTCTCTACAAAAAAACCACGAATCATCTTTTAAAGAGTGTGATCAACCACTAAGATCGCAATCAGTCCATACAATAATCTACATCATCATCAAAAATTGGCATTAACACGGCATCAGAACATATAAAAACGGAATTCTATTTCATCAGGGATGTATCTTCGGCAGCAGGCTCCGCGCATGCCTACACTTAATTAATCAATATTCGAAGGCGAACTAATATGAATAAGCCCGCCCCAGTCGGTTTATTGCAGCAACCTAAACCGTTTTTCATGATTTTCTTTGTTGAGCTATGGGAACGCTTTGGTTACTACGGCGTGCAAGGCATCCTGGCTGTTTTCTTCGTTAAACAGCTAGGCTTCTCACAGGAACAGGCCTTCATCACCTTCGGTGCCTTTGCTGCTTTGGTTTATGGACTGATCTCCATCGGCGGCTACGTCGGCGACCATCTGCTTGGCACCAAACGTACCATGGTGCTGGGTGCGATTGTCTTGGCGCTCGGTTATTTCATGACCGGCCTGTCATTGCATAATCCCGATATGATTTTTATCGCCCTCGGGACTATCGCCGTCGGTAACGGCCTGTTTAAAGCCAACCCGGCCAGCCTGCTATCAAAATGCTATCCGCCAAAAGATCCACGCTTAGACGGCGCATTCACCCTGTTTTATATGTCTATCAATATCGGATCGCTGTTGTCATTGTCACTGGCTCCGATTATTGCCGATAAATATGGCTACGCCGTTACCTATAACCTATGCGGTATTGGTTTAGTCGTCGCACTGCTGGTTTATTTCTGCTGTCGCGGCATGGTGCGTGACATCGGTTCTGAGCCCGATGCCAAACCGATGAATTTCAAAAACCTGCTGCTGGTGCTCATCGGTACCGTGGTTATGGTGTACGTTTGTGCATGGCTGATGCATAACGTCAAAGTCGCCAATATCGTGCTGATCGTGCTGTCGATCATCGTGATTTTCTTCTTCTTCCGTGAAGCGTTTAAGCAGAACAAAAGCGATCGAAACCGTATGTATGTGGCTTTCGTTTTAATGATTGAAGCCGTGCTGTTTTACATTCTGTATGCCCAGATGCCTACGTCGCTGAACTTCTTTGCAATTAACAACGTTCATCATGAAATCCTTGGCATAGCGATTAACCCGGTCAGCTTCCAGGCACTAAACCCATTCTGGGTGGTGGTTGCCAGCCCGATTTTGGCCTCGCTCTATACGCGTTTCGGCGCTAAAGGCAAAGACCTCACTATGCCGGCTAAATTTACGCTGGGTATGTTCCTGTGCTCGCTGGGCTTCCTGACTGCCGCAGCGGCTGGACTCTGGTTTGCTGATGCACAAGGTCTGACATCTCCGTGGTTTATTGTGCTGGTTTATCTGTTCCAAAGTCTGGGTGAGCTAATGATCAGCGCCTTAGGCTTAGCGATGGTGGCAGCGTTAGTGCCTCAGTATTTGATGGGCTTCATTCTGGGTATGTGGTTCTTGACTCAGGCCGCTGCCTTCCTGCTTGGTGGCTATGTGGCAACCTTTACCGCCGTACCTGAAGGTATTAGCGATCCGCTGCAAACCCTGCCAATTTATACCGGCGTATTCAGCAAAATCGGCATCGCCACCTTTGTTATTGCCATCATTATGGCCGCGATGGTGCCATGGTTAAACCGCATGATGAATACCCAACCGGAAAGCCAAAAAGCCTAATTGCGCTTTTGACATCCTTTTCCTAAAGCCTCCACTTGGAGGCTTTTTTATTATCTCCGTGATAATAAATCGCTTGATTAAAAGCCTATTCCCAGTGATATAGTCGAAAAGCAAACACAAACATAATTGCATTTATAACCATAAAAAACGCATAAAACATCAACCACGCTTCCCCTAAATAATTCAAG
This is a stretch of genomic DNA from Hafnia alvei. It encodes these proteins:
- the uspB gene encoding universal stress protein UspB; protein product: MINTVALFWALFFVCVINMLRYYSSLRALLVVLRGCDPLLYQYVDGGGFFTSHGQPSKQVRLVRYIQAQRYLDHHDDEFIRRCERLRRQFILTSGLCGLVVVSLCAMAVWY
- a CDS encoding sodium-dependent transporter yields the protein MSQQWSSRIGHILAAAGSAIGIGAIWKFPYVSATNGGGAFLIVFLVFSFTLGLAVFMAETLLGSHTREGVVKAFKQLAGRHWGWVGVLGVTCSWCIFSFYSVVGGWTVGYTFMAAAGKLNITDSSQLNSLFTDFISNPFLPVITHLLFAALTCYVVLGGVQRGVEKAVKIMMPLLFLIMLVLIVVGMTLPGSSAGLKLFLYPDFSHLSGKSVLDALGLAFFSLSIGLGIHVTYGAYLPDSKGIARSSVWVVTLSCLVCVLAGLMIFPALSSAGLDPAAGPGLTFMTMPVFFAHLPGGAVLAVAFFLLLLVAALSSSISLLENIVAFTQGRWGWSRRNASLIITASIMLAGIPVTLSFGELSGLTLGGKSLFDVLDFLTSNLMMPLFGIIICLVFGWSPRAATLMPEDISPFWRASLRITWRYIGPLFIGVILVRGLM
- the uspA gene encoding universal stress protein UspA, with protein sequence MAYKHILVAVDLSPESNILVEKAVSMARPYDAKVSLIHVDVNYSDLYTGLIDVNLGDMQKRISDETHHALTELSQNAGYPITETLSGSGDLGQVLVDAIKKYDMDLVLCGHHQDFWSKLMSSARQLINTVHIDMLIVPLRDEDED
- the dtpB gene encoding dipeptide/tripeptide permease DtpB — translated: MNKPAPVGLLQQPKPFFMIFFVELWERFGYYGVQGILAVFFVKQLGFSQEQAFITFGAFAALVYGLISIGGYVGDHLLGTKRTMVLGAIVLALGYFMTGLSLHNPDMIFIALGTIAVGNGLFKANPASLLSKCYPPKDPRLDGAFTLFYMSINIGSLLSLSLAPIIADKYGYAVTYNLCGIGLVVALLVYFCCRGMVRDIGSEPDAKPMNFKNLLLVLIGTVVMVYVCAWLMHNVKVANIVLIVLSIIVIFFFFREAFKQNKSDRNRMYVAFVLMIEAVLFYILYAQMPTSLNFFAINNVHHEILGIAINPVSFQALNPFWVVVASPILASLYTRFGAKGKDLTMPAKFTLGMFLCSLGFLTAAAAGLWFADAQGLTSPWFIVLVYLFQSLGELMISALGLAMVAALVPQYLMGFILGMWFLTQAAAFLLGGYVATFTAVPEGISDPLQTLPIYTGVFSKIGIATFVIAIIMAAMVPWLNRMMNTQPESQKA